One Moorella sp. E308F DNA segment encodes these proteins:
- a CDS encoding metal ABC transporter ATP-binding protein has product MNDVTFAYNGIPVLEGVNLKVNCGDFLALIGRNGAAKSTLLKIMVGLLRPKVGEVRLFGRDIRNFRDWGLIGYISQNAGDINASFPATVAEVVASGYYGGLKGFLDRRARKDNIDEAMELVGIRDLAGRLIGELSGGQRQKVFLARALAKKPAALFLDEPTTGIDAAAREDFYRLLAHLNRERGMTIVIVTHDIGAAFTRAQKIGCVRDRHVYIHEQINEVDQNHIADVLGYRIGDDYVDL; this is encoded by the coding sequence ATGAACGATGTCACCTTTGCTTATAACGGCATCCCCGTCCTTGAAGGGGTCAATCTAAAGGTGAACTGCGGCGATTTTCTTGCCCTTATCGGGCGCAACGGCGCCGCCAAGTCCACCCTGCTTAAAATAATGGTGGGTCTTCTTAGGCCGAAGGTCGGGGAAGTAAGGCTATTTGGCAGGGACATTAGGAACTTTCGGGATTGGGGCTTGATAGGTTACATTTCCCAGAATGCCGGCGATATCAATGCTTCTTTTCCCGCAACAGTGGCCGAGGTAGTGGCTTCCGGGTATTACGGGGGCTTGAAAGGGTTTTTGGATAGACGCGCCAGAAAAGATAATATAGACGAAGCCATGGAATTGGTGGGTATTAGAGATTTGGCGGGTCGCCTCATTGGCGAACTTTCCGGCGGCCAGCGCCAGAAGGTTTTTCTCGCGCGGGCCCTGGCCAAAAAGCCGGCGGCTCTGTTCCTTGACGAGCCTACCACCGGCATAGATGCCGCCGCACGGGAAGATTTTTATCGCCTTCTCGCCCATCTAAACCGGGAAAGGGGCATGACGATAGTTATCGTAACCCATGATATAGGGGCGGCTTTTACTAGGGCCCAAAAAATTGGCTGTGTTCGCGATCGACACGTCTACATTCATGAGCAAATAAATGAAGTGGACCAGAACCACATCGCCGACGTTCTCGGTTACCGTATAGGTGATGATTATGTGGATCTTTAG
- the malQ gene encoding 4-alpha-glucanotransferase, with amino-acid sequence MRLPIKLPWGYHRLSLSFAGDDKEVMLISAPFQAWNLPKGREKIWGCFVPLYALHSQRSLGSGDFGDLEAFSNWVERLGGSFVATLPFLAAFLDEPMEPSPYQPVSRLFWNEFYLDVSQLEEVQKSREARDFLNSKEFQDEAAFLRKTSFVDYRRVMALKRKVFAICAREFYNSNVKGQAELATWVAGKREVLDYARFLAAVEKRRAGWTAWPARMRDGFLKEGDYDREVAAYHLYVQWQAYRQFQSLAKGNLYLDLPLGVHREGYDVWRYRRNFCLAASSGAPPDAFFREGQDWGFPPLHPEGIREDGYRYYIACLRHHLRHAGILRLDHVMGLHHLFWIPKGLTAAEGVYVRYHAEEFYAILALESRRHKALLVGEDLGTVPGYVRRAMERHKVNRMYILATEYTGKPSRALAPVRAGCLAGLSTHDMPPFASFWRTRRPSKGGSPPFPVSSRFFVSSHDGGWQPFTWLPSLSSRKPGAASSRQP; translated from the coding sequence TTGCGGCTGCCTATAAAATTACCCTGGGGCTATCACCGCTTGTCTTTAAGTTTTGCCGGGGACGATAAAGAGGTAATGCTGATTTCCGCCCCTTTTCAGGCATGGAACCTGCCGAAAGGCCGGGAAAAAATATGGGGCTGCTTTGTGCCCCTATATGCCCTTCATTCGCAGCGCAGCCTGGGATCCGGTGATTTCGGAGACCTGGAGGCCTTTTCTAATTGGGTGGAACGGCTGGGCGGCAGTTTTGTCGCCACTCTACCCTTCCTGGCTGCTTTTCTGGATGAACCCATGGAGCCCAGTCCCTATCAGCCCGTAAGCCGCCTTTTTTGGAATGAGTTTTATTTGGACGTTTCTCAGCTGGAAGAAGTGCAGAAATCCCGAGAGGCCCGGGATTTCTTAAACTCGAAGGAATTCCAGGACGAAGCGGCTTTTTTACGGAAAACATCTTTTGTCGATTATCGACGGGTAATGGCTCTCAAGAGAAAAGTCTTTGCAATCTGTGCCCGTGAATTTTATAACAGTAACGTAAAAGGACAGGCGGAATTAGCCACCTGGGTGGCCGGCAAAAGGGAAGTTCTAGATTACGCCCGGTTTCTGGCCGCCGTGGAAAAAAGGCGTGCCGGCTGGACGGCGTGGCCGGCACGAATGCGGGACGGTTTTCTAAAAGAGGGCGATTATGATCGGGAAGTCGCGGCGTATCATTTGTATGTCCAATGGCAGGCCTATCGCCAGTTTCAATCCCTGGCCAAAGGCAATTTGTATCTCGATTTGCCCCTGGGAGTCCACCGCGAGGGATACGACGTCTGGCGCTACCGCCGGAATTTTTGCCTGGCGGCCAGCAGCGGGGCGCCGCCCGATGCTTTTTTTCGCGAGGGACAGGACTGGGGATTTCCTCCCCTGCACCCGGAAGGAATACGGGAAGACGGCTACCGCTATTATATAGCCTGCCTGCGCCATCACCTGCGCCATGCAGGTATTTTGCGCCTGGATCACGTCATGGGTTTGCACCACCTTTTTTGGATACCGAAAGGGCTTACAGCCGCGGAAGGAGTTTACGTTCGCTATCACGCTGAGGAATTTTACGCAATTTTGGCCTTAGAATCCCGGCGCCATAAAGCATTACTTGTCGGTGAAGACCTGGGTACGGTGCCGGGTTACGTCCGCCGTGCCATGGAGCGGCACAAGGTCAACCGCATGTATATCCTGGCCACCGAATACACCGGAAAGCCGAGCCGGGCCCTGGCACCGGTGCGTGCCGGGTGTTTGGCCGGCCTGAGTACCCACGACATGCCGCCCTTTGCTTCTTTTTGGCGGACAAGGCGGCCGTCTAAAGGCGGCTCTCCCCCTTTTCCTGTATCATCAAGGTTTTTTGTCAGTAGCCACGACGGAGGCTGGCAGCCTTTTACGTGGTTGCCTAGCCTATCTAGCCGCAAGCCGGGCGCAGCTTCTTCTCGTCAACCTTGA
- a CDS encoding Fur family transcriptional regulator: protein MPVITSLHLEKFQESDRRLTPQRQAVLKAFMELSREHPTAETIYHAARRYCPTVGRATVYRTLDLFTQMGIIVKAPTLNGSARYEMNRSPHSHFVCLKCSRTYEFQRMQEPLGKYTNEEGFEVLSTSTIFFGYCPACRE, encoded by the coding sequence ATGCCTGTCATTACCTCTTTACACCTGGAAAAATTTCAAGAAAGCGATCGGCGTTTAACCCCCCAGCGGCAGGCGGTTCTAAAGGCCTTTATGGAACTGTCCCGGGAACACCCTACGGCAGAAACCATTTACCATGCGGCGCGCCGGTACTGCCCGACGGTTGGAAGGGCGACCGTTTATCGGACATTGGATTTATTTACCCAGATGGGGATTATTGTTAAGGCTCCGACCCTTAACGGTTCGGCCAGATATGAGATGAATAGAAGCCCCCACAGCCACTTTGTCTGCTTAAAGTGCAGTCGTACCTACGAGTTTCAGAGAATGCAAGAGCCTCTAGGGAAATATACAAATGAGGAAGGGTTTGAAGTCCTAAGCACCTCTACAATCTTTTTCGGTTACTGCCCGGCCTGCCGCGAATAA
- a CDS encoding Fur family transcriptional regulator encodes MDVEELLRQNDLRVTPQRKAILAVLKNTRSFLSAQDLFQKVIEILPGTNFSTVYRNIDLLLEKGLLCRVSSQTGADLYELRREEGHHHHAVCKMCGAYFAVDFCPMEELIQELDRKGFLPTEHCFEVYGLCAKCREGKRKIE; translated from the coding sequence GTGGATGTAGAAGAACTGTTAAGGCAAAACGACCTCAGGGTAACTCCCCAGCGAAAGGCCATCCTGGCGGTCCTTAAAAACACCCGCTCTTTTTTAAGCGCTCAAGATCTGTTCCAAAAGGTCATTGAAATTCTTCCCGGAACAAATTTTTCTACCGTTTACCGCAACATAGATTTATTGCTCGAAAAAGGGCTTTTATGCCGCGTTTCTTCCCAGACAGGTGCCGATTTATACGAACTGCGGCGGGAGGAAGGACACCATCATCACGCCGTGTGTAAAATGTGCGGCGCTTATTTTGCCGTTGACTTTTGTCCCATGGAAGAATTAATACAGGAATTGGACCGCAAAGGGTTCTTGCCGACGGAACATTGTTTTGAAGTTTACGGCTTGTGCGCGAAGTGCCGGGAGGGAAAAAGAAAAATTGAATAA
- a CDS encoding FmdE family protein, with protein MEPITNDWERAVAFHGHSCPGLAIGYRAAKIALRELAAGRAGDEELVAIVETDACGVDAIQVLTGCTLGKGNLLYRDYGKHVFTIGDRKTGAAVRVALKSGAWQEDENYRNLRERVFNGQATPAEKELFDRYQEQRLQFILEAPEEEIFKTEHVKLAMPAKARLFNSVTCAYCGELVAEVRARVKEGRYACIPCAENYSRGWGVK; from the coding sequence ATGGAACCAATTACCAACGATTGGGAAAGGGCCGTGGCCTTTCACGGGCATAGCTGCCCGGGCCTGGCCATTGGCTACAGGGCGGCAAAAATAGCCCTGCGGGAACTGGCTGCCGGCCGGGCAGGCGATGAAGAGCTGGTGGCCATTGTAGAAACCGATGCCTGCGGGGTGGATGCCATCCAGGTGCTTACTGGCTGCACGCTGGGAAAAGGCAATCTCCTTTACCGGGACTACGGCAAGCATGTATTTACTATTGGTGATAGGAAGACTGGTGCTGCCGTCCGGGTAGCCTTAAAAAGTGGAGCATGGCAGGAAGACGAGAATTACCGGAACTTGCGGGAGAGGGTTTTTAACGGCCAGGCCACACCTGCGGAAAAGGAGCTCTTTGACCGTTACCAGGAACAGCGCTTGCAATTTATCCTGGAGGCGCCGGAGGAGGAAATATTTAAAACAGAACATGTGAAGCTCGCCATGCCAGCGAAAGCCCGCCTTTTTAACTCCGTGACCTGCGCTTATTGCGGGGAGCTGGTGGCAGAAGTCCGAGCCAGGGTAAAGGAGGGGCGGTATGCCTGCATCCCCTGCGCTGAAAATTACAGCCGCGGCTGGGGGGTAAAGTAA
- a CDS encoding metal ABC transporter permease, with product MWIFSFDFMQRALIAGMITAVLAATLGVFIVLRRLSLVGDSLAHASLAGVAGGMLLGFYPFYGALLAAAGAALIIEFIRRAFPRYAEVALAVVMSGGMALAVIMISLKKVFNADLFSYLFGSLVAVSPRDVAVIAGAGIFILMSVTLLHRELFAITFDEEAARLAGIPVTAVSIYFTLLTALTVALAVRVVGTLLVSALMVIPPAVSLQVARSFKETFVIAILAALISVTCGLYASFIFDLAPGGTIVLIAAGLLVAVMVGKGVIKKWM from the coding sequence ATGTGGATCTTTAGCTTTGATTTCATGCAGCGGGCCTTGATAGCCGGTATGATTACCGCCGTTCTGGCCGCCACCCTGGGTGTCTTTATTGTACTTAGAAGGTTATCCCTGGTGGGTGACAGTCTGGCCCATGCCAGCCTGGCCGGCGTCGCCGGAGGGATGCTCTTGGGTTTTTATCCTTTTTACGGCGCCCTACTTGCGGCGGCCGGCGCCGCTTTAATCATCGAGTTTATCCGCCGGGCCTTTCCTCGCTATGCCGAAGTAGCCCTGGCGGTAGTCATGTCCGGCGGCATGGCCCTGGCTGTGATAATGATCAGCTTAAAAAAGGTCTTTAACGCCGATCTCTTTTCATATTTGTTCGGCAGCCTGGTGGCCGTATCCCCAAGGGATGTGGCGGTCATTGCCGGTGCCGGCATATTTATCCTTATGTCCGTAACGCTTCTACATCGCGAGCTTTTTGCCATTACCTTTGACGAAGAGGCGGCGCGCCTGGCGGGAATACCGGTCACTGCCGTGAGCATTTATTTTACCTTGCTCACTGCCCTGACCGTCGCCCTGGCGGTAAGGGTGGTGGGGACCCTTTTGGTGTCGGCCTTAATGGTAATACCGCCGGCGGTGAGCCTGCAGGTTGCCCGCAGTTTCAAAGAAACTTTCGTTATAGCCATCCTGGCGGCCCTTATTTCGGTGACTTGCGGCCTGTACGCTTCGTTTATTTTCGATCTGGCCCCCGGGGGGACTATTGTGCTTATTGCGGCGGGGTTGCTGGTGGCAGTTATGGTTGGGAAAGGAGTAATAAAAAAGTGGATGTAG
- a CDS encoding metal ABC transporter solute-binding protein, Zn/Mn family yields the protein MKVGYKSRGIVLKLLVIALIFFIAGCREKEGLVPAESGPLKIYTTFYPLYDFTKKIVGDRAVVENLQPAGVEPHDYEPSPRQIASIYSGKLFIFLGEPMDAWAKKIEGQLQEKGVVTLEAGQGLIENNDPHIWLDPLLAREIARRIFEAVATVDGDNKSYYEKNYHELDKKFAMLDREYRDTLNAVTRRDIVTSHAAFGYLARRYGLNQIPISGLSPQQEPSAQQMAELITLCRSKGVKYIFFETLASPKLAEALAREAGAGTLVLNPIGGLTKEEMEASEDYFSIMAKNLAALKKALE from the coding sequence ATGAAAGTCGGTTACAAATCGCGGGGCATCGTCTTAAAATTACTGGTTATCGCCCTCATTTTTTTTATTGCAGGTTGTCGGGAAAAGGAAGGTCTAGTGCCGGCGGAAAGCGGCCCTTTAAAAATTTATACTACCTTTTATCCCCTTTATGATTTCACTAAAAAGATAGTTGGGGATAGAGCCGTGGTAGAGAATCTACAACCTGCAGGTGTCGAACCCCATGATTATGAGCCTTCGCCCCGGCAGATTGCTTCGATTTACAGCGGGAAATTATTTATTTTTTTAGGTGAACCCATGGATGCCTGGGCAAAGAAAATTGAGGGCCAGCTGCAGGAGAAGGGAGTCGTGACCTTGGAAGCGGGCCAAGGTCTGATAGAAAACAATGACCCCCACATATGGCTGGATCCACTCCTTGCCCGGGAGATAGCCAGGAGGATATTTGAAGCAGTGGCGACGGTAGACGGCGATAATAAAAGTTATTATGAAAAAAATTACCATGAATTGGATAAAAAATTTGCCATGCTGGACCGTGAGTACCGGGATACCCTGAACGCCGTTACTAGAAGAGATATCGTAACCTCCCATGCCGCCTTCGGTTATCTTGCCAGGCGTTACGGCCTCAACCAGATTCCTATCAGCGGGCTTTCACCCCAGCAGGAACCGTCGGCCCAGCAGATGGCGGAGCTCATAACCCTTTGCCGCAGCAAAGGCGTAAAATATATCTTTTTTGAAACCCTGGCCAGTCCTAAACTGGCCGAAGCCCTGGCACGGGAGGCGGGAGCGGGGACTTTGGTTTTAAATCCTATCGGCGGATTGACTAAGGAAGAGATGGAGGCCAGCGAAGACTACTTTTCCATTATGGCAAAAAATCTGGCGGCCCTCAAAAAAGCCCTGGAGTAG
- a CDS encoding 4-alpha-glucanotransferase — protein sequence MSVATTEAGSLLRGCLAYLAASRAQLLLVNLEDLWLEREPQNVPGTGNRYPNWRRKTRYSLEEFSGMSQIVSLFKEVNRLRDGD from the coding sequence TTGTCAGTAGCCACGACGGAGGCTGGCAGCCTTTTACGTGGTTGCCTAGCCTATCTAGCCGCAAGCCGGGCGCAGCTTCTTCTCGTCAACCTTGAGGATCTATGGTTGGAAAGAGAGCCCCAGAATGTCCCGGGTACGGGAAACCGTTACCCCAACTGGCGGCGGAAAACGCGCTACAGCCTGGAGGAATTCAGCGGGATGTCGCAAATAGTGTCCCTGTTTAAAGAAGTCAACCGCCTGCGGGATGGGGATTAA